A single Chryseobacterium sp. DNA region contains:
- a CDS encoding pitrilysin family protein — MKKRLLSAAAVAFFGMILNAQQIKFEEYDLPNGLHVILHQDNSAPVVTTGVMYHVGAKDEVKGRTGFAHFFEHLLFEGTPNIKRGDWFKIVSSNGGQNNANTTNDRTYYYETFPSNNEQLGLWMEAERMRHALINQVGVDTQREVVKEEKRLRMDNQPYGNLFSTIQKNLFTNHPYNWPTIGSMEDLNAAKLQEFQAFYKKYYVPNNATLVVAGDIKPEQTKKWIEEYYGGIPKGTVYPKDFPKDAPITQEKEVTATDPNIQLPAYVFAYRTPANKEKDAYVLDMLSSYLSNGKSSVLYKKLVDQEKKALQVAAFNQGLEDYSIFAFFAIPMGKTTKETLQTDIDAEIKKLQTGLISEEDYQKLQNQFENQFVNQNSSIQGIAASLATNHVLMGNTNLINKEIDIYRSITRQDLQNAAKKYLNPNQRVIINYVPEKK, encoded by the coding sequence ATGAAAAAGCGACTTCTTTCTGCTGCTGCAGTAGCCTTCTTCGGGATGATACTGAATGCACAGCAAATCAAATTCGAAGAATATGACCTGCCAAACGGACTTCATGTTATTCTTCATCAGGATAATTCTGCTCCGGTAGTTACCACAGGAGTAATGTACCATGTAGGGGCAAAAGATGAAGTAAAAGGAAGAACAGGATTTGCTCATTTCTTTGAACATCTTTTATTTGAGGGGACACCGAATATTAAAAGAGGAGATTGGTTTAAGATCGTTTCTTCAAACGGAGGACAGAATAATGCCAATACAACTAACGACAGAACATATTACTATGAAACTTTCCCATCCAATAATGAGCAGCTTGGCCTTTGGATGGAAGCAGAAAGAATGCGCCATGCCTTGATCAACCAGGTTGGTGTAGATACTCAGAGAGAAGTAGTAAAAGAAGAAAAAAGATTGAGAATGGATAACCAGCCTTATGGTAACCTTTTCTCAACCATTCAGAAAAACCTGTTTACCAACCATCCTTATAACTGGCCTACAATCGGCTCTATGGAAGACCTTAACGCTGCCAAGCTTCAAGAATTCCAGGCGTTTTACAAGAAATATTATGTTCCCAACAACGCAACATTAGTGGTGGCAGGAGATATAAAACCTGAACAGACTAAAAAATGGATTGAGGAATATTACGGAGGAATCCCCAAAGGAACTGTTTATCCAAAAGATTTCCCGAAAGACGCTCCGATCACTCAGGAAAAAGAAGTAACCGCTACAGATCCGAACATTCAGCTTCCGGCTTATGTTTTCGCTTATAGAACACCTGCTAACAAAGAGAAAGATGCCTATGTTTTGGATATGCTTTCCTCCTATTTAAGCAATGGGAAATCTTCTGTTTTATACAAAAAATTAGTAGATCAGGAGAAAAAAGCACTTCAGGTAGCTGCTTTCAATCAGGGACTTGAAGATTACAGTATTTTTGCATTCTTCGCTATTCCTATGGGAAAAACAACGAAAGAAACATTGCAGACTGATATTGATGCAGAGATTAAAAAGCTTCAGACAGGTCTAATTTCTGAAGAAGATTATCAGAAACTTCAGAACCAGTTTGAAAATCAGTTTGTCAACCAAAATTCAAGCATTCAGGGAATTGCCGCATCGTTGGCTACCAACCATGTATTGATGGGAAATACCAATCTGATCAACAAAGAAATTGATATTTACAGATCAATCACCAGACAGGATCTGCAAAATGCAGCCAAAAAGTATCTGAACCCTAACCAAAGAGTGATCATCAACTACGTTCCTGAGAAAAAATAA